A window from Shewanella livingstonensis encodes these proteins:
- a CDS encoding Tll0287-like domain-containing protein encodes MRLIHTQTKSLTKSSQMTGLIMLISVSTIGQAETITEQQILEQQANQRIGEFSQALKGQLQAAIKQGGLMNAVTVCQSVAPAIAAQHSKDGWTLTRTSLRVRNAGNSPDAWELAQLQKFEQMNVAINQAGQQTNKPIVASAYIVNGNNTAFRYMKAIPTQELCLGCHGSNINLELSALIHKTYPNDNAINFALGDIRGAFSLQKVIAEPAPSITAKP; translated from the coding sequence ATGCGCCTAATACACACTCAAACTAAATCGTTAACTAAGTCTAGCCAAATGACGGGCTTAATTATGCTGATAAGTGTCTCGACCATAGGGCAAGCTGAAACGATAACAGAACAACAAATACTTGAGCAACAAGCTAATCAGCGTATTGGTGAGTTTAGCCAGGCATTAAAAGGTCAGTTACAAGCGGCTATCAAACAAGGCGGATTAATGAATGCCGTGACGGTATGTCAATCGGTAGCACCTGCAATAGCAGCACAACACTCGAAAGATGGCTGGACACTTACCCGAACCAGTTTACGGGTACGTAATGCAGGCAATAGTCCAGATGCTTGGGAGCTAGCTCAATTACAGAAATTTGAACAGATGAACGTTGCTATTAACCAAGCGGGCCAACAAACGAATAAACCCATAGTCGCCAGCGCATATATAGTTAATGGTAACAATACTGCGTTTCGTTATATGAAAGCCATTCCAACTCAAGAATTATGCCTAGGTTGTCATGGTAGTAATATTAACCTTGAACTGAGTGCGTTGATTCATAAAACCTATCCAAATGATAACGCGATTAACTTTGCCCTTGGTGATATTCGCGGTGCGTTTTCACTACAAAAGGTTATTGCTGAACCTGCGCCATCAATAACAGCTAAGCCGTAA
- a CDS encoding sigma-54 interaction domain-containing protein, with amino-acid sequence MNNTTVVQSMINAIDKPAIFITPDYVIHAVNQAYIETYNTQVILGQSKCHQISHHSNQPCDKHGEECPLQQCQSTARAANAVHIHSTAQGKSYCDILMKPIKDDSGKVLGFLEILDAIDYASTESKKGTMIGQSAPFKQMLNRINRASQSTIAVLLQGETGAGKELVAKAVHQASSRNDKPFVVIECTGLSENLFESELFGYEKGAFTGATTSKKGLIEIAHGGTVFFDEIGDVPMNMQVKLLRLLETQCYRAVGGLKQKRSDFRLVSASHKNLLELVEKGEFRRDLYYRIAGFPIYLPSLRERHDDIPTLVNHFIKYSEYKHKKFSANALTLLSAYAYPGNIRELKNIIEQSALIANEDIIHSSDLPESVQPQHIIIDEKKSSQTAAADLMSLEDAECAYLSQVCDQFKGSSAELAIKLNISVRTLYRKLQRYELKLSVL; translated from the coding sequence ATGAATAACACCACTGTTGTACAATCAATGATAAATGCAATTGATAAGCCGGCTATATTTATTACCCCGGACTATGTCATACATGCGGTTAATCAAGCGTATATAGAAACCTATAACACCCAGGTGATATTGGGCCAAAGTAAATGTCATCAAATATCTCATCACAGTAACCAGCCTTGCGATAAACACGGCGAAGAGTGTCCTTTGCAACAATGTCAAAGTACGGCAAGAGCAGCCAATGCCGTGCATATCCATAGCACTGCACAGGGTAAGTCATATTGCGATATTTTAATGAAACCAATTAAAGATGACAGTGGCAAAGTATTAGGGTTTTTAGAGATTTTAGATGCGATTGATTATGCGTCAACAGAATCGAAAAAAGGCACTATGATTGGTCAATCCGCACCGTTTAAACAAATGCTCAACAGAATTAACCGCGCATCGCAATCAACTATTGCAGTGTTATTGCAAGGTGAAACGGGTGCAGGTAAAGAATTAGTCGCTAAAGCAGTGCATCAAGCCAGTAGTCGTAATGATAAGCCCTTTGTGGTAATTGAATGTACTGGGCTAAGTGAGAACCTGTTCGAAAGTGAGTTATTTGGCTATGAAAAAGGCGCCTTTACCGGAGCGACCACCAGCAAAAAAGGCTTAATTGAAATTGCCCATGGTGGCACGGTATTTTTCGATGAAATTGGCGATGTGCCAATGAATATGCAAGTAAAGTTACTCAGATTACTTGAAACCCAATGCTATCGCGCCGTAGGGGGATTAAAACAAAAACGCTCTGACTTTAGATTGGTCAGTGCTAGTCATAAAAATTTACTCGAGTTGGTTGAAAAAGGTGAGTTTAGACGTGATTTGTATTACCGCATTGCAGGGTTTCCCATTTACTTACCGTCGCTACGTGAACGCCATGATGATATTCCGACATTGGTTAATCATTTTATTAAATATTCTGAATACAAACATAAAAAGTTTTCGGCTAATGCATTAACTCTGCTTAGTGCTTATGCATATCCAGGTAATATCCGTGAATTAAAAAATATTATCGAGCAGTCGGCATTAATTGCCAATGAAGATATTATTCACAGCAGTGATTTACCAGAAAGCGTTCAACCACAACATATCATAATCGATGAAAAAAAATCATCACAAACTGCAGCAGCGGATCTGATGTCACTTGAAGATGCAGAATGCGCGTATCTTTCTCAGGTGTGTGACCAATTTAAAGGGTCTTCAGCAGAGTTAGCCATTAAACTAAATATTAGTGTGCGTACCTTATATCGTAAATTACAGCGCTATGAATTAAAGCTATCAGTGCTGTAA
- a CDS encoding NifB/NifX family molybdenum-iron cluster-binding protein encodes MITAIPMKAENISSHFSKADEILFIDVQAQVIGRFANPALLDGCEGKQQLVSLLLAQGANRVIVRNIGQQLLSTLLSQQLMVFHANNGRTAIESFAGAVLADCEQYTQASQGRPSTKHIAKQADGGSCGHHHDHDETSSQNGQCNGSEMATKTRCCDAKVATENTIMKSCCHKINSLIHQH; translated from the coding sequence ATGATTACTGCCATACCAATGAAAGCTGAAAATATTTCCAGCCATTTTAGTAAAGCCGATGAGATACTGTTTATTGATGTTCAGGCTCAAGTGATAGGACGTTTTGCTAATCCTGCTTTACTTGATGGATGTGAGGGGAAGCAACAATTAGTGAGCTTACTACTGGCCCAGGGCGCTAATCGAGTGATTGTGCGCAACATTGGTCAGCAGTTATTGTCGACACTACTAAGCCAGCAATTGATGGTGTTTCACGCTAACAATGGCCGTACTGCTATTGAATCTTTTGCGGGTGCTGTGTTAGCTGACTGTGAACAATACACTCAGGCTTCTCAGGGGCGTCCGTCAACGAAGCATATTGCTAAACAAGCAGATGGCGGTAGTTGCGGCCATCATCATGACCATGATGAAACTAGTAGCCAAAATGGACAATGTAATGGCTCTGAAATGGCGACAAAGACACGTTGTTGTGACGCTAAAGTGGCCACAGAAAACACCATAATGAAGTCTTGTTGCCATAAAATAAATTCACTCATACATCAGCATTAA
- a CDS encoding Y-family DNA polymerase produces the protein MFSLVDANAFYCSAEQVFRPDWRGKPIIVLSNNDGCIVAANRQAKEAGIEKFLPYFQVKALCAQRNVIVCSSNYELYADLSAKMMAIIGRFAPDQHVYSIDESFLSFKHSYPAIKCLHTQGQLIRRAVWKEARLPVCVGMGDTLTLAKIANHAAKKIQGYKGVCVIETPEQRTDILRQLSVGEVWGIGRRISKKLESINIRSAYDLACMPPSLARKQFSIEIERTVRELNGQVCKQWDEARTDKKQIFSTRSVGERITDYESLLQALSKHIGIAALKARQQGSYCKTMLLFASNSPHDERPVSYKVIVHFPCPTHCTVELTQALTQAASKLFRPGVRYYKIGVGLVDLASEKHFQFDLFTPAKVNHALMHTLDGINQRYGRDTMFLAAQGIQQKWAMRRDLLTPQYSTQWQCLPKIKC, from the coding sequence ATGTTTTCCTTAGTCGATGCCAATGCTTTTTATTGCAGTGCTGAACAGGTGTTTCGCCCTGATTGGCGTGGTAAACCGATAATAGTGTTGAGCAACAACGACGGTTGCATTGTGGCGGCTAATCGACAAGCCAAAGAAGCAGGCATTGAAAAGTTTTTACCTTATTTTCAAGTTAAGGCCTTATGCGCTCAACGTAATGTGATTGTGTGTTCATCTAATTATGAACTCTATGCCGATTTATCTGCCAAGATGATGGCGATAATAGGTCGCTTTGCACCTGATCAGCATGTGTACTCCATTGATGAAAGCTTCCTGTCTTTTAAACACAGTTATCCTGCCATTAAATGCTTGCATACCCAAGGCCAGCTAATTCGCCGCGCGGTATGGAAAGAGGCGCGCTTACCTGTTTGTGTGGGGATGGGCGACACCTTAACCTTAGCGAAAATTGCCAATCACGCCGCCAAAAAAATTCAAGGATACAAAGGGGTTTGTGTTATTGAGACCCCAGAGCAACGTACCGACATTTTACGCCAACTTAGCGTTGGCGAGGTGTGGGGCATTGGTCGGCGCATAAGTAAGAAGCTTGAATCAATCAATATTCGCAGCGCATATGATCTTGCCTGTATGCCGCCGAGCCTAGCGAGAAAACAGTTTAGTATTGAAATAGAACGCACGGTTCGTGAACTCAACGGTCAAGTGTGTAAACAATGGGATGAGGCGCGAACAGATAAAAAACAAATATTTTCCACTCGTAGTGTCGGTGAGCGCATTACCGATTATGAGTCACTATTACAGGCCTTGAGTAAACATATCGGTATTGCCGCGCTTAAAGCACGTCAGCAAGGCTCGTATTGCAAAACCATGTTGCTGTTTGCCAGTAACTCTCCTCATGACGAACGGCCTGTAAGTTATAAAGTTATTGTTCATTTTCCCTGTCCAACCCATTGTACTGTTGAACTCACCCAAGCCCTGACACAAGCAGCTTCAAAGCTATTTCGTCCAGGTGTGCGGTATTACAAAATTGGCGTAGGGCTCGTTGATTTAGCCAGCGAAAAGCATTTTCAATTTGATTTGTTTACTCCCGCGAAAGTTAACCATGCCTTGATGCACACACTTGATGGCATCAACCAACGTTATGGCCGCGATACCATGTTTCTTGCCGCACAAGGCATACAGCAAAAGTGGGCCATGCGGCGTGATTTACTCACGCCGCAATATTCAACACAATGGCAATGTTTACCAAAAATTAAATGCTAA
- a CDS encoding LexA family protein — MRFIPIAASAGITGFESPAAEYLQLGLSLDEMLVQHPSSTFIGLAQGESMQGVGIFDGDLLIVDRHETARSGDVIVANFNGEFVCKILDMQRRMLVSSHEQHLPVTIYDYDDFSIEGVVIRSIRCHRQSPLFVGRKG, encoded by the coding sequence ATGCGCTTTATTCCCATTGCTGCCAGTGCTGGTATTACCGGTTTTGAAAGCCCAGCCGCAGAGTACCTTCAATTAGGCTTAAGTCTTGATGAGATGTTAGTTCAACATCCAAGTTCGACTTTTATCGGTTTAGCTCAGGGGGAGTCGATGCAAGGTGTAGGCATATTCGATGGTGACTTACTGATTGTCGATCGCCATGAAACTGCGAGAAGTGGCGATGTCATAGTGGCTAATTTTAATGGTGAGTTTGTGTGTAAAATTCTCGATATGCAACGGCGAATGCTCGTGTCATCTCATGAGCAACATTTACCGGTGACCATCTACGATTATGATGATTTTAGTATCGAAGGCGTGGTGATCCGCTCAATTCGTTGCCATCGTCAAAGCCCACTGTTTGTCGGCCGAAAAGGGTAA
- a CDS encoding MlaE family ABC transporter permease, protein MTLATFDIDMHDDNCVLSLAGDWQLGQAPLGADICAALPATCHAVTLTTTELLQWDSSLAIALLQLSRWCEQQKLPLNVQNTPQGLQQLLLLATDVPVYQTANDDAISGMWAILRQGLITQGLQVHDGLVFVGESTLALGRWLRGKASTRRSDIVFFIEQAGPKGLAIVTLISLLVGMILAYLGSVQLRQLGAQVYVANLVAIGMVREMGALMTGVIMAGRTGAAYAAQLGTMQVNEEIDALRVMGISTMEFLVLPRLLALIFIMPLMCIYSDVIGMIGGAIVANGMGVSYTQYILQTQVAIDWVDISTGLIKSLIFGFLIAIAGCQAGLKCGRDSNAVGLATTSAVVKAIVFLVVSDAALNILYDKLGI, encoded by the coding sequence ATGACACTCGCAACTTTTGATATCGACATGCACGACGATAACTGCGTACTGAGTCTTGCAGGTGATTGGCAATTGGGCCAAGCACCGCTAGGTGCCGATATTTGTGCCGCCCTCCCCGCAACTTGCCATGCTGTCACGTTAACCACCACTGAGTTATTGCAGTGGGATTCAAGCCTCGCCATTGCCTTATTACAATTATCCCGCTGGTGTGAACAACAAAAATTACCGCTCAATGTGCAAAATACCCCACAAGGATTACAGCAACTATTACTGCTGGCTACCGACGTACCTGTGTATCAAACGGCTAATGATGATGCCATTAGTGGCATGTGGGCAATACTTCGCCAAGGCTTAATTACACAAGGCTTACAGGTGCACGATGGTTTAGTGTTTGTCGGTGAAAGTACACTGGCATTAGGGCGTTGGTTAAGAGGTAAAGCCAGCACTCGGCGCAGTGATATCGTATTTTTTATCGAACAAGCCGGCCCTAAGGGACTGGCGATTGTCACCCTAATTAGTCTGCTTGTGGGAATGATTTTAGCGTATTTAGGTTCAGTTCAATTGCGCCAATTAGGCGCTCAAGTGTATGTGGCAAACTTGGTGGCTATCGGAATGGTGCGCGAAATGGGCGCCCTTATGACAGGAGTTATCATGGCCGGTAGAACGGGGGCGGCTTATGCGGCGCAACTCGGCACCATGCAGGTTAATGAAGAAATTGATGCACTGCGAGTAATGGGCATTTCAACTATGGAATTTTTAGTATTACCTCGCTTACTGGCATTGATTTTCATTATGCCGTTGATGTGTATTTATTCAGATGTGATCGGCATGATCGGCGGCGCGATTGTGGCCAATGGCATGGGAGTGAGTTACACCCAATATATTTTACAGACTCAGGTTGCCATTGATTGGGTCGACATCTCTACTGGGTTAATAAAAAGCCTCATTTTTGGTTTTTTGATTGCGATTGCCGGTTGTCAGGCGGGGCTTAAATGCGGCCGCGATTCTAATGCGGTGGGTTTAGCCACTACCAGTGCGGTGGTTAAGGCCATTGTATTTCTTGTGGTTTCCGATGCCGCACTCAATATCTTATACGATAAATTAGGGATCTAA
- a CDS encoding ABC transporter ATP-binding protein yields MVDDAFISVRDLSVGYGATEVQKHLNFEINKNDIFFVIGGSGCGKTTLLKSMVGLLNPLKGEVLYQGKNFYDADEPAQVAMLKDWGITFQTGALFSSMSLAENVALPLQLYTDLSERQIAEVVAYKLALVGLAGFEKFYPAELSGGMHKRAGLARAIALDPQLLFFDEPSAGLDPISSMRLDHLIVQICQALDSTVIIVSHELPSILSIGTRCVFLDNQTNTMLDCGDPRELKLNSSQPRVRQFLNRADKVEAL; encoded by the coding sequence ATGGTGGATGATGCCTTTATCAGTGTACGTGATTTGTCTGTCGGTTATGGTGCTACCGAAGTGCAAAAACACCTTAACTTTGAGATTAATAAGAATGATATCTTTTTTGTCATTGGCGGCAGTGGTTGCGGCAAAACGACCTTACTTAAATCAATGGTAGGACTGCTAAACCCGCTCAAGGGCGAAGTACTCTATCAAGGTAAAAACTTTTATGATGCTGATGAACCGGCGCAAGTGGCTATGCTCAAAGACTGGGGTATAACCTTTCAAACTGGAGCGTTGTTTTCCAGTATGTCACTTGCTGAGAATGTCGCTTTACCGTTGCAACTGTATACCGACCTTTCGGAGCGACAAATTGCAGAAGTTGTGGCGTATAAGTTGGCATTAGTTGGCTTAGCCGGATTTGAAAAGTTTTACCCAGCCGAGTTAAGTGGTGGTATGCACAAACGCGCAGGATTAGCGCGTGCGATTGCACTGGATCCACAATTGTTATTTTTTGATGAGCCTTCAGCTGGGTTAGATCCGATTAGTTCTATGCGCTTAGATCACTTAATTGTGCAAATATGCCAAGCACTCGACTCGACCGTGATTATCGTGTCGCACGAGCTGCCCAGTATATTGTCCATCGGTACTCGTTGTGTGTTTCTTGATAATCAAACCAATACCATGCTCGACTGTGGCGATCCCAGAGAATTAAAACTTAACAGCAGCCAACCTCGAGTGCGACAATTTCTCAATCGTGCTGACAAAGTGGAGGCATTATGA